One part of the Clostridium thermosuccinogenes genome encodes these proteins:
- a CDS encoding extracellular solute-binding protein: MIKKIIAVMVALALLFSVAACGGSSKSSDDSTTKTSTGSTSGGDSTTGENTAPKDIIEYTFLNCWNGGGGDFPDGFENSELVQKLTEITGVKLKVEVITSSEREKLATVFASGDLPDITNAPHWNTNPGGEGELIKNAAVEGLLLPLKNLIQKYPNIMRLYEIGAISQIYKERDIEHPDYNGEIYVIPTQTGRTKEDVTNWAYNLFARSDILEALNIKPEEVNSTEAIYDLLVKIKNGNFTDINGKPVIPGGTWHNGWSYGEFQRGFQTGNVTGWVMQDGKLINGIFTQNEIDKALFMRKLVAEGLFDPECFTQTDTMAKEKMITGRVAVFGCHYPNQYGFFKGTLYQTNPEMKYVPLGPILNQKGEAPAQIERVGRTGSPVLFFSKNIKDPDRALAFVDYINSDEGLELVTFGIEGKHYTKENGVPKYTEEWKNIKNTDSNKFKLEGFGLGGSFIGADPRKGWGWEEEYMEEGYVKAREINPLKFIDYKTADDVVDTWPGKAAYDEKMSTTNWGDELKKAYLAKSDEEAIAIIEAQRKRMIDAGYLEMEKFLNEEYAKDPKIIY; the protein is encoded by the coding sequence ATGATTAAGAAGATCATTGCAGTCATGGTTGCTCTCGCGTTGCTTTTTTCCGTAGCAGCCTGCGGTGGCAGCTCAAAGTCTTCAGATGATTCAACAACAAAGACTTCAACAGGCTCGACTTCCGGCGGAGATTCAACCACAGGTGAAAATACTGCTCCCAAGGACATAATCGAGTATACCTTCCTCAACTGCTGGAACGGCGGTGGCGGAGATTTTCCTGACGGATTTGAAAACTCTGAGCTTGTACAAAAGCTGACAGAAATAACCGGAGTTAAGCTGAAAGTTGAAGTAATCACCAGCTCCGAGAGAGAAAAGCTAGCAACAGTGTTTGCCAGCGGCGACCTGCCGGACATCACCAACGCTCCTCACTGGAACACCAACCCCGGCGGTGAAGGTGAGTTGATCAAGAATGCTGCTGTTGAAGGATTGCTTCTGCCTCTCAAGAATCTGATACAGAAATATCCCAACATCATGCGCTTGTATGAAATAGGGGCTATTTCTCAGATTTACAAGGAAAGGGATATCGAACATCCTGATTATAACGGCGAGATTTATGTAATACCCACTCAGACCGGACGTACTAAGGAAGACGTAACTAACTGGGCTTACAATCTCTTTGCTCGTTCCGACATCCTTGAAGCTCTGAACATAAAACCCGAAGAGGTTAACTCCACAGAGGCAATTTATGATCTTCTGGTTAAGATCAAGAACGGTAACTTTACAGACATCAACGGCAAACCGGTTATTCCTGGTGGAACATGGCACAATGGTTGGAGCTATGGCGAATTCCAGCGTGGTTTCCAGACCGGAAACGTTACAGGCTGGGTAATGCAGGATGGCAAGCTCATAAATGGAATATTCACCCAGAATGAAATAGACAAGGCATTGTTCATGCGCAAGCTGGTAGCAGAAGGTCTTTTTGACCCTGAATGCTTCACTCAGACAGATACTATGGCAAAAGAAAAGATGATCACCGGCCGTGTTGCAGTGTTTGGATGCCACTATCCTAACCAGTATGGTTTCTTTAAGGGAACATTGTATCAGACAAATCCTGAGATGAAGTATGTTCCGTTAGGACCTATTCTCAACCAGAAGGGCGAAGCACCGGCTCAGATAGAGCGTGTTGGTAGAACAGGTTCACCGGTTCTCTTCTTCTCCAAGAACATAAAAGATCCTGACAGAGCTTTGGCATTCGTAGATTACATCAACTCTGATGAAGGTCTCGAACTGGTTACTTTCGGTATAGAAGGTAAGCACTACACTAAAGAAAATGGTGTACCTAAGTACACTGAAGAATGGAAGAACATAAAGAATACCGACAGTAACAAGTTCAAGCTCGAAGGTTTCGGACTCGGTGGTTCTTTCATAGGAGCTGACCCACGTAAAGGTTGGGGTTGGGAAGAGGAGTACATGGAAGAAGGCTATGTAAAAGCTAGAGAAATCAACCCACTCAAGTTCATAGATTACAAGACTGCTGATGACGTAGTAGATACTTGGCCGGGTAAAGCAGCTTATGATGAGAAGATGTCCACCACCAACTGGGGTGATGAGCTGAAGAAAGCTTATCTCGCTAAGAGCGATGAGGAAGCTATAGCTATCATAGAAGCTCAGAGGAAGCGTATGATCGATGCAGGATATCTGGAAATGGAAAAATTCCTGAACGAAGAATATGCAAAAGATCCTAAGATAATTTACTAA
- a CDS encoding ABC transporter permease encodes MLMEKTQPIKRRMTFRKLLSKYGPFYLFLIPAIVWYAIFAYYPMSGILIAFKKFQYSLGIFGSRWVGLRYFKDFLSDPHFYEIIRNTVVISLSKLIINFPAPIILALMFNAVRKQFFKRTIQTVSYLPYFVSWVVVAALIHKFFSPTSGLLNDIRIANGLEPIYYLGKRELFLPFIVLSDMWKGVGYGSIIYLAALTSIDPTLYEAADIDGANGLRKLWHITLPGIKPTVGIMFLLSLGGLFGANMEQILLLQTPATFDVSEVIDTYVLKRGLNMNQFDYATAVGLFRSVISLVLVVCTNYMSKKLTEISLW; translated from the coding sequence ATGTTGATGGAGAAAACCCAACCGATCAAACGTCGTATGACTTTTCGCAAGCTGTTATCAAAGTATGGGCCTTTTTATTTATTTCTAATTCCGGCAATTGTATGGTATGCAATTTTCGCGTACTATCCTATGAGTGGTATATTGATTGCTTTTAAGAAGTTCCAGTATTCATTGGGGATTTTCGGAAGCCGTTGGGTAGGGCTCCGTTATTTCAAGGATTTTCTTAGTGATCCGCATTTCTATGAAATTATACGAAATACCGTAGTAATCAGCCTTTCAAAACTGATTATAAACTTTCCGGCACCGATTATACTGGCCCTTATGTTTAATGCCGTGCGCAAGCAGTTTTTCAAGAGAACCATACAGACAGTTTCTTACCTTCCGTATTTCGTTTCCTGGGTTGTTGTGGCAGCCTTAATACATAAGTTCTTCTCACCTACCAGTGGATTGCTCAACGATATAAGGATTGCCAATGGATTAGAGCCTATATACTACCTGGGGAAAAGGGAATTGTTCCTTCCATTCATAGTTCTTTCCGACATGTGGAAAGGTGTGGGTTATGGTTCAATTATATATTTAGCAGCATTAACATCAATTGATCCAACATTGTATGAAGCAGCAGATATAGATGGAGCAAATGGCCTCCGCAAGCTCTGGCATATCACGCTGCCTGGAATCAAGCCAACTGTGGGCATCATGTTCCTGCTCAGCCTGGGAGGGTTGTTTGGTGCCAACATGGAACAGATACTTCTTTTGCAAACCCCTGCTACCTTTGACGTATCTGAGGTAATTGACACATATGTTTTAAAACGTGGTCTGAACATGAACCAATTCGATTACGCTACGGCTGTCGGACTTTTTAGAAGTGTGATCAGCCTTGTATTAGTGGTTTGTACGAACTATATGTCTAAGAAGCTTACAGAAATATCGTTGTGGTAG
- a CDS encoding carbohydrate ABC transporter permease, with amino-acid sequence MTTNAKQLESKHYKPKKIKRSLSYKIGQGINYTVLTLLGIITLYPFYYCLVLSFNNGLDTLKGGVYFFPRMFTLENYVKAFQHPLIYNSFIISVERTALSVVLSCFFTALMAYALTKKDLPGRSAIIFYFYFTTLFSGGLIPTYIMYRQIGLLNNFWVYILPGIYSFFNAIILRTFFYSIPDSLQESARIDGCSELGIFFRIMLPLSLPAMATVALFVGVGNWNDWFTGAYFVSRRRELHPAATLLHDLLSQALFENSLSSTGEKGQINEQLMSSVMQSTTPESLKMAFLIILTTPIMCIYPFLQKYFVKGVMIGSIKE; translated from the coding sequence ATGACAACAAATGCAAAGCAGCTAGAAAGTAAACATTATAAACCTAAAAAAATCAAGAGATCCCTTTCATACAAGATCGGGCAGGGCATAAACTATACAGTGCTGACTTTATTAGGCATAATTACACTTTACCCATTTTATTACTGTTTGGTTCTATCCTTTAATAATGGATTAGATACGCTAAAAGGAGGAGTTTACTTTTTCCCGAGGATGTTCACTCTGGAAAATTACGTAAAAGCCTTTCAGCATCCGCTCATATATAATTCCTTTATAATTTCGGTTGAAAGAACAGCGCTTTCTGTCGTGCTTTCCTGCTTCTTTACGGCACTGATGGCTTATGCGCTGACAAAAAAGGATCTTCCGGGACGTTCAGCGATAATATTCTATTTTTACTTCACCACATTGTTTTCCGGAGGACTAATACCGACATATATAATGTACCGTCAGATAGGATTGCTCAATAACTTCTGGGTATATATACTGCCAGGCATCTACAGCTTTTTCAATGCGATCATACTGAGGACATTCTTCTATAGCATACCGGACAGCTTGCAGGAATCAGCGAGAATTGACGGATGTTCTGAATTGGGAATATTCTTCAGAATCATGCTTCCGCTGTCACTGCCGGCAATGGCAACAGTTGCCCTGTTTGTCGGTGTTGGTAACTGGAATGACTGGTTCACAGGAGCTTATTTCGTTTCCCGTAGAAGGGAGCTGCATCCTGCGGCTACATTGCTGCATGATCTTCTCTCCCAGGCCCTATTTGAGAATTCGCTCAGCTCTACAGGAGAAAAAGGACAGATAAATGAGCAGCTTATGAGCAGCGTTATGCAGTCCACTACGCCGGAATCCCTTAAAATGGCTTTTCTTATAATACTGACCACACCTATAATGTGCATATATCCTTTCTTGCAGAAGTACTTTGTTAAAGGTGTTATGATTGGCTCCATTAAGGAGTAA
- a CDS encoding alpha-mannosidase, protein MSKETLESFKELERKAKAVVYKPLADLDAEMWWSEEPLSFADRMKGKYSKLKVGDCWGKLWDCAWFRFTGVVPAEAAGSKVVLLIDVGGEGCVFDEEGTPLRGLTCVNSEFDLSLGLPGKRVLQFLPCAAGGEKVDIWVEAGMNDLFGKYKNDGKLVEASIATCNDAARALYYDIHVLVDLYGSLDDGYRKDELAGILGRVNAILDEFTPEKMEAARKVLDYALEQKNSDAITFSAIGHAHIDLAWLWPIRETIRKGGRTFSTVLELMERYPEYKFGASQAQLYQWMKERYPKLYEKVKKRVADGRWEVQGALWVECDTNVSGAEAMVRQILYGKKFFREEFGVDVKTFWLPDAFGFSAAIPQLMKLSGTDYFTTIKMTWNYVNIFPYNTFIWKGLDGSYVLAHIPPEGTYNSSARPSALRKAEKEFKQKDISSNALMLFGIGDGGGGPGPEHLERIAREHDLDGVPRVCYEHAVDFFKRLDPIRPNLPVWRGEMYLENHQGTFTSQAKNKYYNRKLELALRQAEAACRMAELVTGLKYPEDELVRIWKEVLLYQFHDILPGSSIKRVYDESCERYAVMLEEVNKISSGALTALADCIDTGETSAPAIAFNNTSWERTEWIKAENGWMKVNMPSTGYSVFSREAVENGSYSVSIQDGVVENDKVKVVLNDNGFIDSVLLKSNGMEMLREGCQGNVMTVHQDSGDAWNIDPKYLKLPIEHPKLVSRSTYIDGPKAVVRQTFEYGASRIEQDMVLVDGSARIDFVTRVDWHENKKMLRVRFPASIDVPEAACEIQFGHVMRPTHSNTSWDLAKFEVPHHRFADVSTPTAGLALLNNCKYGIRVHDCVLDLNLIRSTEYPGVEADLGAHEFTYALYPHEGDLVAGGVVREGYFLNVPVEIMTVNPHGGCLPVRNSLVAVSDENVVVESVKRSEDGKATVIRLYEASGAYRKSTVKLGIPAAEVKEVNLMEENPIPVEINKDSVELQFHPFEIKTLYVKKP, encoded by the coding sequence ATGTCCAAAGAGACGCTTGAGAGCTTTAAAGAGCTCGAAAGAAAGGCTAAAGCTGTGGTTTATAAGCCATTAGCGGATCTGGATGCAGAAATGTGGTGGAGTGAGGAGCCATTATCCTTTGCAGATAGGATGAAAGGCAAATACTCCAAGCTGAAAGTAGGAGATTGTTGGGGAAAGCTTTGGGACTGTGCATGGTTCCGATTCACAGGGGTTGTACCGGCTGAAGCGGCAGGCAGCAAAGTGGTTCTGCTTATCGATGTAGGCGGTGAAGGCTGTGTTTTTGATGAAGAAGGTACTCCCCTTAGAGGCTTGACCTGTGTAAATTCAGAATTCGATCTTTCCCTGGGGCTGCCTGGAAAAAGAGTTCTGCAGTTTCTGCCTTGTGCTGCCGGGGGAGAAAAGGTAGATATATGGGTTGAAGCCGGAATGAATGATCTTTTCGGTAAATATAAAAATGACGGCAAGCTGGTGGAGGCTTCCATTGCTACCTGTAATGATGCTGCACGTGCGTTGTACTATGACATCCATGTTTTGGTGGATTTGTATGGTTCATTGGATGACGGCTATCGTAAGGATGAATTGGCGGGAATTCTTGGCCGTGTCAATGCAATACTGGATGAATTCACACCGGAAAAGATGGAAGCTGCCAGGAAAGTGCTTGATTATGCATTGGAGCAGAAAAATTCCGATGCCATTACTTTTTCAGCGATAGGCCATGCCCATATTGACCTGGCCTGGTTATGGCCGATAAGGGAAACCATACGTAAAGGCGGACGCACGTTTTCCACTGTCCTGGAACTGATGGAGCGTTATCCCGAATATAAGTTTGGCGCCAGCCAGGCTCAGCTTTATCAGTGGATGAAGGAAAGGTATCCCAAGCTTTATGAGAAAGTAAAGAAAAGGGTTGCCGACGGCCGCTGGGAGGTACAGGGAGCATTATGGGTAGAGTGTGATACGAATGTGTCAGGAGCTGAAGCGATGGTAAGGCAGATCCTGTATGGTAAGAAGTTCTTCCGGGAGGAATTCGGAGTAGACGTAAAAACCTTCTGGCTGCCGGATGCTTTCGGATTTTCAGCTGCAATACCACAACTAATGAAGCTCAGCGGCACTGACTACTTCACGACAATCAAGATGACCTGGAACTATGTGAACATCTTCCCCTACAACACCTTCATATGGAAAGGGCTGGATGGTTCGTACGTGTTGGCTCATATTCCACCTGAGGGAACATATAACAGCTCCGCTAGGCCATCGGCCTTAAGAAAGGCAGAAAAGGAGTTTAAACAGAAGGACATCAGTTCCAATGCTCTTATGCTTTTTGGTATAGGTGACGGAGGAGGAGGTCCGGGTCCTGAACATCTGGAACGTATAGCCCGGGAACACGATCTTGACGGAGTACCTCGTGTGTGCTATGAACACGCTGTTGACTTCTTCAAGCGCCTCGATCCTATACGCCCGAATTTGCCGGTTTGGAGAGGAGAAATGTATCTTGAAAATCATCAGGGTACTTTCACATCCCAAGCTAAAAACAAATATTACAACCGAAAACTGGAGCTGGCACTTCGTCAAGCAGAGGCAGCCTGCCGGATGGCAGAGCTTGTGACTGGACTTAAATATCCTGAGGATGAACTGGTGAGGATATGGAAAGAAGTGCTGTTGTATCAGTTCCATGATATACTGCCTGGTTCCTCAATAAAACGGGTATATGATGAGTCCTGCGAGCGCTACGCAGTAATGCTTGAAGAAGTAAATAAGATAAGCTCCGGTGCTCTTACTGCTTTGGCTGATTGCATCGATACCGGTGAGACTTCAGCGCCGGCTATAGCTTTCAACAACACTTCTTGGGAACGTACCGAGTGGATAAAGGCTGAAAATGGCTGGATGAAAGTAAACATGCCATCGACGGGATATTCAGTATTCTCTAGAGAGGCTGTTGAAAACGGCAGCTATTCGGTAAGCATCCAGGATGGCGTGGTTGAAAATGACAAGGTGAAGGTTGTTCTAAATGACAATGGTTTCATCGACAGTGTTCTGTTGAAATCCAACGGAATGGAGATGTTGAGGGAAGGATGCCAGGGTAATGTGATGACGGTACATCAGGACAGTGGAGATGCTTGGAACATAGATCCCAAATATCTGAAGCTGCCGATAGAGCATCCGAAGCTGGTTTCCCGCAGTACTTACATCGACGGACCTAAAGCCGTGGTAAGACAGACCTTTGAGTATGGTGCATCCCGTATAGAACAGGATATGGTTCTGGTTGACGGAAGCGCCCGGATAGATTTCGTAACTAGGGTTGATTGGCATGAGAACAAAAAAATGCTGAGAGTCAGGTTCCCTGCTTCCATTGATGTTCCTGAAGCAGCCTGTGAGATACAGTTCGGGCATGTAATGCGCCCAACTCACAGCAATACTAGCTGGGATCTGGCTAAGTTCGAGGTGCCCCATCACCGTTTTGCGGACGTTTCTACACCAACAGCCGGGCTTGCTTTGTTGAATAACTGCAAGTATGGTATTAGAGTTCATGATTGCGTGCTGGATTTGAATTTGATCCGCAGTACCGAATATCCTGGCGTGGAAGCCGATTTAGGAGCTCATGAGTTTACCTACGCGCTTTACCCACATGAAGGGGACCTTGTGGCAGGAGGAGTGGTTCGGGAAGGATATTTCCTGAATGTGCCGGTGGAGATAATGACGGTCAATCCTCATGGCGGTTGCCTGCCGGTAAGGAACAGCCTTGTTGCTGTATCTGATGAAAATGTGGTAGTGGAATCGGTAAAACGGAGCGAAGACGGTAAAGCTACAGTAATCCGACTTTATGAAGCGTCCGGAGCATACCGTAAATCGACTGTGAAGTTAGGAATTCCTGCCGCAGAGGTGAAGGAAGTCAACCTGATGGAGGAGAACCCGATACCTGTGGAGATAAATAAGGATTCTGTGGAATTGCAATTCCATCCTTTTGAGATAAAAACTTTGTATGTGAAAAAGCCATAA